A section of the Methanosarcina mazei S-6 genome encodes:
- the dapB gene encoding 4-hydroxy-tetrahydrodipicolinate reductase has translation MINAAVLGACGRMGSLIIENITCSTDMQLVAAFDIGNIGKDAGEFAHVGNLGIQISDVKDLETVLKKTQADVLIDFTAAGATIVNAPIAAGCGVNLIIGTTGITSEQRAVIEEAIRKNQVRAVISPNYSVGVNVFFKIVREAAKYLADYDIEIIEAHHNQKKDAPSGTALRAADVISEALGGKEYVYGREGIAPRGKEIGIHAVRGGDITGDHTVLFVGNSERVEIHHMAHSRQIFAKGAVRAAEWICGQEPGIYSMDDVLGL, from the coding sequence ATGATCAATGCAGCAGTACTCGGAGCTTGTGGCAGGATGGGCTCCTTAATTATAGAAAACATCACCTGTTCCACGGATATGCAGCTTGTAGCTGCATTTGACATAGGGAATATAGGAAAGGATGCAGGGGAATTTGCTCATGTAGGAAACCTGGGAATCCAGATTTCAGATGTCAAAGACCTGGAGACAGTCCTGAAAAAGACCCAGGCTGATGTACTTATAGATTTTACTGCAGCAGGCGCAACTATTGTAAACGCTCCGATCGCAGCAGGATGCGGTGTAAACCTTATAATAGGGACAACCGGCATTACTTCGGAACAGCGAGCAGTAATTGAGGAAGCTATCCGGAAAAACCAGGTACGTGCAGTCATATCCCCAAACTATTCCGTAGGCGTTAACGTCTTTTTCAAGATAGTCAGGGAAGCTGCAAAGTATCTTGCAGATTACGATATTGAAATCATCGAAGCTCACCACAACCAGAAGAAAGATGCCCCAAGCGGGACCGCTCTTCGCGCAGCTGATGTAATTAGCGAGGCTCTGGGCGGCAAAGAGTACGTATACGGAAGAGAAGGAATCGCTCCCCGCGGAAAAGAAATAGGCATCCACGCAGTGCGCGGCGGAGATATCACCGGAGACCACACCGTCCTCTTCGTAGGAAATTCCGAAAGGGTAGAGATTCATCATATGGCTCACTCCCGCCAGATCTTTGCCAAAGGCGCAGTCCGTGCAGCCGAATGGATCTGCGGACAGGAACCGGGAATTTATTCCATGGATGATGTGCTCGGGCTGTAA
- the dapA gene encoding 4-hydroxy-tetrahydrodipicolinate synthase has protein sequence MFEGAMPALITPFTKDDRIDREGLQRNIAFVEEGGVSGIVPCGTTGESATLSAAEHEEVIDIAVECSKVPVIAGTGSNNTGEALQFTKHAADAGVDGVLLISPYYNKPNPAGLLAHFKKIAEAVDIPMILYNVPSKTGQDMPVDVIVELAKVENIVGIKEASGNAAKVSQILENTMDDDFVVLSGEDGLTLPIISMGGRGVISVAANIVPDKMSGMVNAALKGDYETARKLHFEIAPLIRALFLETNPIPVKKAAELVGLASGHLRLPLAPISDANQAKLANELRKLGVME, from the coding sequence ATGTTTGAAGGAGCAATGCCTGCCCTGATCACTCCTTTTACGAAAGATGACAGGATTGACAGGGAAGGCTTACAGAGGAACATAGCGTTTGTTGAAGAGGGAGGGGTTTCAGGAATAGTGCCCTGTGGCACAACCGGAGAATCGGCAACCCTTTCTGCAGCAGAGCATGAAGAAGTAATAGACATTGCAGTTGAGTGCTCAAAAGTTCCTGTAATTGCAGGAACAGGTTCAAACAATACGGGTGAAGCACTCCAGTTCACAAAACACGCCGCAGATGCGGGTGTTGACGGTGTACTTCTTATTTCTCCTTATTATAATAAGCCAAATCCTGCAGGTCTTCTTGCCCATTTTAAGAAGATTGCAGAGGCAGTAGATATCCCCATGATCCTCTACAATGTCCCTTCCAAGACAGGGCAGGATATGCCTGTAGACGTGATTGTCGAGCTTGCAAAGGTAGAAAACATCGTGGGTATCAAGGAAGCCAGCGGGAACGCAGCAAAAGTTTCTCAGATCCTTGAGAACACTATGGATGACGACTTTGTAGTTCTCTCAGGCGAGGACGGGCTAACTCTTCCGATCATTTCAATGGGAGGCAGAGGAGTCATTTCAGTTGCTGCAAACATTGTGCCTGATAAAATGTCAGGAATGGTAAATGCAGCCCTCAAAGGAGATTACGAAACTGCAAGAAAGCTGCATTTCGAGATAGCCCCGCTGATCCGTGCCCTTTTCCTTGAGACAAACCCGATTCCTGTGAAGAAAGCTGCAGAACTTGTCGGGCTTGCAAGCGGACACCTGAGGCTTCCACTGGCTCCCATCAGCGATGCCAACCAGGCAAAGCTTGCCAACGAACTCAGAAAACTGGGGGTAATGGAATGA
- a CDS encoding 30S ribosomal protein S17e: MGNIRETNIKRTAFSLIENYGEVFTKDFETNKALVTKYTTIESKIIRNRVAGYVTRKVARMKVY; this comes from the coding sequence ATGGGAAATATAAGAGAGACAAACATCAAAAGAACTGCATTCAGCCTGATTGAAAATTACGGAGAAGTTTTTACAAAGGACTTTGAGACTAACAAAGCTCTTGTGACAAAGTATACAACCATTGAGAGCAAAATAATAAGAAACAGGGTTGCAGGCTACGTCACAAGAAAAGTTGCACGTATGAAAGTCTACTGA
- a CDS encoding heparan-alpha-glucosaminide N-acetyltransferase: MEKRSGRFWEIDCLRGLAIILMLAYHFLYDLDFFGLADIELRSGTFFYTGRGAAFLFILISGTALSISRSRALRSRSSGKPAENFTRYLERGLRLFSMGLVITVITWIFFPGQYILFGILHFFGLSAVLAYPFLKYGKENLFFGLLFVLAGFYLKDRTFGFSALLWLGLRPEGFVTLDYFPVFPWFGVLLTGIFLGNSLYKNGSRQFKVPDADKFLLQKPFSWIGKHSLSIYFIHQPVFLGILLLSGILDPGML; this comes from the coding sequence ATGGAAAAGCGTTCAGGCCGCTTCTGGGAAATTGATTGTCTGCGGGGCTTAGCCATAATATTGATGCTCGCATATCACTTTCTTTACGACCTGGATTTTTTTGGGCTTGCCGATATAGAATTAAGGTCCGGTACTTTTTTTTATACAGGAAGAGGTGCAGCTTTTCTTTTCATCCTGATATCGGGAACTGCCCTTTCCATAAGCCGGTCAAGAGCTCTCCGGAGCAGGTCTTCAGGAAAGCCTGCTGAGAATTTTACCAGATACCTTGAAAGAGGGTTAAGGCTATTTTCGATGGGACTTGTAATCACAGTAATTACCTGGATTTTTTTCCCAGGGCAGTATATTCTGTTTGGGATCCTGCATTTTTTCGGACTATCGGCGGTGCTTGCCTACCCTTTTTTGAAGTACGGAAAAGAAAACCTGTTCTTCGGTCTGCTTTTTGTTCTTGCAGGGTTCTATCTCAAAGACAGGACTTTCGGTTTTTCCGCTCTTCTCTGGCTGGGCTTAAGGCCCGAAGGTTTTGTAACCCTGGATTATTTCCCTGTATTTCCCTGGTTTGGAGTACTCCTCACAGGGATTTTCCTTGGGAACTCCCTGTATAAAAACGGGAGCAGGCAGTTTAAAGTGCCTGACGCCGACAAGTTCCTGCTTCAGAAGCCCTTTTCCTGGATCGGAAAACATTCCCTATCAATATACTTTATTCACCAGCCGGTTTTCCTCGGGATTCTGCTCCTCAGCGGGATTCTTGATCCTGGAATGCTGTGA
- a CDS encoding YbbR-like domain-containing protein — MGSELLKLNRTGLKLLFCLLITLSLFFGCLTHSANAEIVEWGVTPENPEKGDTIIISGLASPEEEVGVSISFEKTIPVYLGEYTYELENIEVLNFNNLLTIRTEGVESLKVKMKMVLSKTEATRAEDGTATVSFSGVSPGKYKIRVEGAAEEGASGVNLKVTSVQKLKAGKDGKFNYIYRTESVPSGKLEVRVGNSEREIILDAKEKTSEPVNVENEEKRSIYLAESSWDEDNSEAAIAGEVPSKGLEKEQKNQGHYNNQASNFFYLLAGALAGFGCLQVIKRKK; from the coding sequence ATGGGATCCGAGCTGCTCAAATTGAACAGGACTGGATTAAAGCTCCTTTTCTGCTTATTAATCACACTTTCTCTCTTTTTCGGGTGTCTGACTCATTCTGCAAATGCTGAGATAGTAGAGTGGGGAGTAACCCCTGAAAACCCGGAGAAAGGGGATACAATAATAATCAGCGGACTTGCCTCACCTGAAGAAGAGGTGGGAGTTTCAATTTCTTTTGAAAAGACAATTCCAGTTTACCTTGGAGAGTACACTTACGAGTTAGAAAACATCGAGGTTCTCAATTTTAATAATCTCTTAACTATAAGGACAGAAGGAGTAGAGAGCCTTAAAGTAAAAATGAAAATGGTTCTCTCAAAAACAGAAGCTACCCGGGCGGAAGATGGGACCGCTACCGTGTCCTTTTCCGGGGTATCTCCTGGAAAGTATAAGATAAGGGTAGAAGGCGCGGCAGAAGAAGGAGCCTCGGGTGTTAACCTGAAGGTTACATCAGTCCAGAAATTGAAAGCTGGAAAAGACGGAAAATTCAATTATATATACAGAACGGAGTCGGTTCCTTCAGGCAAGCTTGAGGTCAGAGTGGGAAATTCGGAAAGGGAAATCATACTTGATGCAAAAGAAAAAACCTCTGAACCTGTGAACGTGGAAAATGAGGAAAAACGCAGCATTTACCTGGCTGAAAGTTCATGGGACGAAGATAATTCTGAGGCTGCAATTGCAGGAGAAGTCCCTTCAAAAGGGCTTGAAAAAGAGCAAAAAAATCAGGGACATTACAACAACCAGGCCTCCAATTTCTTTTATCTGCTTGCCGGAGCCCTGGCAGGATTCGGATGTTTACAGGTAATTAAAAGAAAAAAGTAA
- a CDS encoding CPBP family intramembrane glutamic endopeptidase: MASSDYPSSEREAGQISLPEFGKMFKIQTSEKTGYLQKIFSAGAPVIAIAFAELLIFTGRIKEAAATYTLLLIILSLSIIASKKLETRKVYQALILLPVLRLVNLSMPIFFEANIYSFVFMYLPMTIPITIVSVYQEIPKEGKMDLLRKMGLYLPFSLLAGLIFAEAEYLIVQTRPLIPDLSFFNLLQLTIIMIFIVGLIEELIFRGIIQTRLEEFLGPAGGVLLASLLFGVMHSSYGTFYEIVYTFLAGGILGYFFYRTKSLPLVVMIHGFINIFLFGIIPHLGPGLGLV, translated from the coding sequence ATGGCGTCTTCAGACTATCCTTCTTCTGAACGTGAGGCAGGGCAGATCTCTTTGCCGGAGTTTGGGAAAATGTTCAAAATACAGACCAGTGAAAAAACCGGATATTTACAAAAGATATTTTCTGCAGGAGCTCCTGTTATTGCTATCGCCTTTGCCGAGTTGCTGATATTTACCGGAAGAATAAAAGAAGCCGCTGCCACCTATACACTGCTTCTTATCATCCTTTCACTTTCAATAATAGCCTCAAAAAAACTGGAGACACGCAAGGTTTACCAGGCATTAATACTCCTGCCAGTTCTTCGGCTGGTAAACCTTTCAATGCCTATATTCTTTGAAGCCAATATTTACTCATTCGTATTCATGTATTTGCCCATGACAATCCCTATAACAATTGTATCTGTGTATCAGGAAATTCCAAAAGAAGGAAAAATGGATTTGCTCAGGAAAATGGGGCTTTATCTGCCTTTTTCTCTGCTCGCAGGTTTGATTTTTGCAGAGGCGGAGTATTTGATCGTACAGACAAGACCGCTTATCCCGGACCTTTCATTTTTTAACCTTCTTCAACTTACAATTATAATGATTTTTATAGTAGGCCTGATTGAAGAACTCATTTTCAGGGGAATTATCCAGACAAGGCTGGAAGAGTTTTTAGGACCTGCAGGAGGAGTCCTGCTTGCAAGTCTTCTGTTTGGGGTAATGCACTCGAGTTATGGTACTTTTTACGAAATAGTATATACTTTTCTTGCAGGAGGTATTCTCGGGTATTTCTTTTACAGAACGAAAAGCCTTCCTCTCGTTGTAATGATTCACGGTTTCATAAATATATTCTTATTCGGGATAATTCCGCACCTGGGTCCGGGACTGGGTCTGGTATAA
- a CDS encoding DUF1616 domain-containing protein, with amino-acid sequence MTGNRQFSLDLLIVAALVVLTDIFVLVPPLSGSFLRTVLGLLLVLFLPGYALTAALLPAKKDLEGIERALLSLGLSIAITPLMGFGMNYTSWGIREIPVLAGLSAFTLLSCGAAYYRRSRLPETEAFNITGETFTSTLKTEILEEIGYGTSKAFAALLIISILASLGSLAYVIGNPRGEEPFTEFYILGPDRVAENYPTEYTQGNSGTVIVGVKNHEHRNVDYTMEVRLENHSLPLPEDQKYISLGHNESLEEPVTFTPSVEGNNMKLEFLLFNETEKSIPYRNTHLWINVTKET; translated from the coding sequence ATGACCGGGAACAGACAATTTTCTCTTGATCTGCTGATTGTAGCAGCTCTTGTGGTCCTTACTGATATCTTTGTACTTGTGCCCCCACTCAGCGGAAGCTTTCTGCGCACAGTCCTCGGACTCCTTCTGGTTCTATTCCTGCCGGGATATGCACTGACCGCAGCTCTTTTGCCTGCAAAAAAGGATCTGGAAGGAATTGAAAGAGCACTTCTCTCTTTAGGGTTAAGTATCGCAATAACCCCGCTTATGGGATTTGGAATGAACTATACTTCCTGGGGGATCAGGGAAATTCCTGTACTCGCAGGACTTTCAGCTTTTACTCTTCTCAGCTGTGGGGCAGCATACTATAGAAGATCCAGGTTACCTGAAACTGAAGCTTTCAATATTACAGGTGAAACTTTTACCTCCACACTGAAAACAGAAATCCTTGAAGAGATCGGATACGGGACCAGCAAAGCCTTTGCAGCCTTGCTGATAATTTCCATACTGGCTTCCCTTGGCAGCCTTGCGTATGTCATAGGAAATCCCAGAGGAGAAGAGCCATTCACTGAATTTTACATCCTGGGTCCTGATAGGGTGGCTGAGAACTACCCGACAGAATACACACAGGGAAACAGCGGAACGGTTATTGTAGGGGTAAAGAACCATGAGCACAGAAACGTGGATTATACAATGGAAGTCAGGCTCGAAAATCACTCCCTGCCCCTTCCAGAAGACCAGAAATACATCAGCCTTGGACACAACGAATCATTGGAAGAGCCAGTCACTTTTACCCCGTCTGTTGAGGGGAATAACATGAAACTGGAGTTTCTGCTTTTTAACGAAACCGAAAAGAGTATACCTTACAGGAATACGCACCTCTGGATAAATGTCACAAAGGAGACCTGA
- a CDS encoding SDR family NAD(P)-dependent oxidoreductase — protein sequence MKVLITGGAGFIGSHIAEYFAEAGHSVRILDNFATGFSKNIPQHKNVEFIQGDICDPSSVEKAISGMDCVFNEAALVSVPLSCEKPVEAFRINTLGTLNVLQACVREGVEKFVTASSAAVYGNNPVLPKSEGMYPEPASPYAISKLDGEFLAKMFYEEHGLRTTCLRYFNVYGPRQDPKSPYAAVIPIFLEKAKAGKDLVIHGDGLQSRDFVHVRDVVRANVAALENGDGQVFNVAMGKSVTVLELAEKIVELTGSSSRIVHVGSRAGDVRDSRADVSKISGWWKGEIELEEGLKSLI from the coding sequence ATGAAAGTGCTGATTACAGGAGGAGCAGGTTTCATAGGCTCCCATATAGCTGAGTATTTTGCAGAAGCAGGCCATAGTGTAAGAATTCTTGACAATTTCGCTACCGGTTTTTCTAAAAATATCCCTCAGCACAAAAATGTCGAATTTATTCAGGGGGATATATGTGATCCTTCTTCGGTCGAAAAGGCTATCTCAGGTATGGACTGCGTTTTTAATGAAGCTGCCCTTGTATCAGTGCCGCTTAGCTGTGAAAAACCAGTCGAGGCTTTTCGGATAAATACTTTGGGAACGCTTAATGTATTGCAGGCATGCGTGAGGGAAGGAGTCGAAAAGTTTGTAACAGCATCTTCAGCTGCAGTTTACGGGAACAATCCTGTCCTCCCTAAAAGTGAAGGCATGTATCCGGAGCCAGCTTCACCTTACGCGATCTCCAAACTTGACGGGGAATTCCTGGCAAAGATGTTTTACGAAGAACATGGGCTCAGGACTACCTGTTTACGTTACTTTAATGTCTATGGGCCTCGCCAGGACCCAAAGTCTCCATATGCAGCTGTAATCCCCATTTTCCTTGAAAAGGCAAAAGCAGGAAAAGACCTTGTTATTCATGGCGACGGACTTCAGAGCAGGGATTTTGTACATGTCAGGGATGTTGTCAGGGCAAATGTAGCAGCTCTTGAAAATGGAGACGGCCAGGTATTCAATGTGGCTATGGGGAAAAGTGTAACAGTCCTGGAGCTGGCCGAGAAGATTGTTGAACTTACCGGCTCCTCAAGCAGGATCGTACATGTCGGGTCAAGGGCAGGAGATGTTCGGGACTCAAGGGCAGATGTCTCAAAAATTTCAGGCTGGTGGAAAGGCGAGATCGAACTGGAAGAAGGATTAAAAAGCCTTATTTAA